The nucleotide window GGACGAGTTCCGGTCCGGTCTTTGTGGGGATGAGCTAGCACAGCACGTACCTACCTATGATGACGGTAGCGTTGGAGGAATGGGGAATCGGAAATCGTATCGTATCGGAACCGTAAATATAGCATTTGTTGCTGCGATAGAGAGAACACGGCGACAATGGAACAAAATCCGTTTGCtgccatcattttttttttgtggacttGGTTCCTTGCTTGAAGTGCATGATTTTGTAAttaatggttgtttttttttctaatgttgtttaaaaaataaagcttttttaacattttttttagttgtaaacaccaaaatttgaaaaattatccTATACAAATATTTCACTTACCAATCTCACTTTTAATTCCACTGAGCGTCAAGCTGCTACCGCCGCCAACATTGTTACTACTTCCTCCTCCGCCACTACTACTACTGCTACTACTTCCGGTGGGTGATGCCGATGCGGCCGCGGATGCCTTCGCCAGCAAAGCACTGGCCAGacagtgctgctgctgctgctgttgttgctgatcGACTGCCGGGTCCAGCCCGGACTGGCGGCTGTTGCTACAGTTGCTACTGCTGCTGTCCTGGATGAGATCAAATGCCGACGATGGTTCCGAGCCGCCCAGCCCGGCCGCACCCGCCGAGGCACTCTGAAACGACCCGAGCATATCGGCCAGCATCTCCGGGTCCGGGTAGCCGATGGTGAGGCCACCATGCTCGAGGGATGTGCCGGCGTCCGGCGCCTGGACGGCCTCGCGCAGTTGCAGTGTGACGGAACCCTCGGCGCCCATCGAGGCGCTACACATGAGGACCCGGGGCGGCGCTAGCCCAGCCAGGGGCAGCCGGAGCCCGTTCTGTACCTGGGGAAGAATGCGGAAAAGAAGATGGTAAGAAGGATGATTGTTGGAGGGACGAGAATAAAAGAGATATATTTATGAATCTGTGGAACGTTAACGTTGTTTCCGGCTGAAAGGGTGCCACGAAGAATTGGGTAATGCTAACGATGAAACCGTAAAATTTTCGCCGAAAAGCCAGACGGATGGAATCAataaaataaatcataatcgcaTAACACAGGGTGTCGTCCCGAGTAAAAAAACGTTTCGGTAAAACTGAGCTTGGCTTAGCTAAACTGGCTGTACAATGTCACAATGCTCTGAACTTCCATGGAACACCCCTGCAACTTTCTAAGACCCCTAGAACATCTCTTAAATGCCTCTAAAATGTCCCAGAACTTTCTAAAAGGCCACTGGAACTCTTCTGGAAGCTCTtcgaactctttggaacgtcatTAACCCTTCTGAAGCTCCCCAAGATCCTCTGAAACACTCGTGGAATGCCCGAACCCTCGGAACACATCTGGATCGCTCTGAATCCCCCTGGAATACccatgaaacccattgaaacgctcGCGAAAGCCACAGAACACTCCTGATACCCCCTGAAGCACTGCAAAAAACCCTATGATAACCTTAAAATCTT belongs to Aedes albopictus strain Foshan unplaced genomic scaffold, AalbF5 HiC_scaffold_287, whole genome shotgun sequence and includes:
- the LOC134284540 gene encoding uncharacterized protein LOC134284540, with translation MCSASMGAEGSVTLQLREAVQAPDAGTSLEHGGLTIGYPDPEMLADMLGSFQSASAGAAGLGGSEPSSAFDLIQDSSSSNCSNSRQSGLDPAVDQQQQQQQQHCLASALLAKASAAASASPTGSSSSSSSGGGGSSNNVGGGSSLTLSGIKSEI